Proteins co-encoded in one Moritella sp. F3 genomic window:
- a CDS encoding FAD-dependent oxidoreductase: protein MKTEFVIIGGGLSGLYTAYLLEQLGKDYILLEGRARLGGRIYTEDKFDMGPSWFWPDMHPRITQLIDKLQLQAFPQHDKGAFLFDKHEDKPPLRYESGYAGSPQSMRVAGGMQTVIDGIKAKLSNEGIIYNAKVSHVEHNAEEQDSYSIVTAEIDGEPQTIQARQVIFAMPLRLLENSITLSPALPKKVQQKFASTATWMAAHAKFFAIYDTPFWRETGLSGSASSQIGPLAEIHDASTVDGTGALFGFVGADAHTRQSAGHELIKSLAVKQLVRIYGEQAAQPIDVKLVDWSQETMTATDADKSAPNAHPHYGLRDVQSALAPVYQQGWYFAGTEVAGENGGYIEGALEAAEAVIALSVSK from the coding sequence ATGAAAACTGAATTTGTCATTATTGGCGGTGGATTAAGCGGTTTATATACAGCTTATTTATTAGAACAGCTTGGTAAAGACTATATTTTACTCGAAGGTCGAGCGCGGCTGGGTGGCCGAATATATACCGAAGACAAGTTTGATATGGGACCGTCTTGGTTTTGGCCTGATATGCACCCGCGTATTACTCAATTGATTGATAAACTGCAGCTACAGGCATTCCCACAGCATGATAAAGGTGCGTTTTTGTTTGATAAACACGAGGACAAACCACCGCTACGTTATGAATCAGGTTACGCAGGTTCGCCACAATCAATGCGTGTTGCTGGTGGCATGCAAACTGTTATTGATGGTATTAAAGCTAAGCTAAGCAATGAAGGGATCATCTATAACGCTAAGGTCTCTCACGTCGAACACAATGCTGAAGAACAAGATAGTTATTCTATTGTTACAGCTGAAATAGACGGTGAACCACAGACAATACAAGCACGTCAGGTTATCTTTGCGATGCCATTACGTTTACTTGAAAATAGTATTACGTTATCACCAGCATTGCCGAAAAAAGTACAGCAAAAGTTCGCCTCGACAGCGACATGGATGGCAGCACATGCGAAGTTTTTTGCTATTTACGATACTCCATTCTGGCGTGAGACGGGATTGTCTGGATCTGCAAGTAGCCAAATAGGTCCGTTAGCCGAAATCCATGATGCCAGTACTGTTGATGGCACAGGTGCATTGTTTGGTTTTGTCGGGGCCGATGCTCATACTCGTCAATCTGCAGGTCATGAGCTAATAAAATCGTTAGCCGTAAAGCAACTCGTACGTATTTATGGTGAACAAGCGGCTCAACCGATAGATGTGAAGTTAGTCGACTGGAGCCAAGAAACCATGACTGCAACGGATGCCGATAAAAGCGCACCCAATGCTCATCCGCATTATGGCTTACGTGATGTGCAATCAGCGCTAGCGCCTGTTTATCAACAAGGCTGGTACTTTGCAGGCACAGAAGTTGCTGGAGAAAACGGCGGTTATATCGAAGGCGCGCTAGAGGCTGCTGAAGCAGTAATCGCTTTAAGCGTTAGTAAATAG
- a CDS encoding GNAT family N-acetyltransferase, which produces MNLEYRLATEQDYDFAFNLKKSAEYGPIKAIFGWDEALQQQMHAEEWAAGKPMLICIDGIAVGSFKIEVNTDHINFCRFFLLPKHQGKGIGSKVLNQLITLAEEKQLPCKLSHLQGNRVGELYSRFGFIIDNSDSQFVYMSRALFTNA; this is translated from the coding sequence ATGAACCTTGAATACAGACTCGCTACCGAGCAAGATTATGACTTCGCGTTTAACTTAAAAAAGTCCGCTGAATATGGACCAATTAAAGCTATTTTTGGTTGGGATGAAGCACTACAGCAACAAATGCATGCAGAGGAATGGGCGGCTGGTAAACCTATGTTGATCTGTATTGATGGTATCGCTGTAGGTAGTTTTAAAATTGAAGTTAACACTGATCATATTAACTTTTGTCGGTTTTTCTTATTACCGAAGCATCAAGGTAAAGGCATTGGTAGCAAGGTATTAAACCAGCTCATTACACTTGCCGAAGAGAAACAATTACCCTGTAAACTAAGCCATTTACAAGGTAATCGAGTTGGTGAGTTATATTCCCGTTTTGGTTTTATCATCGATAACAGTGATAGCCAATTTGTTTATATGTCTCGAGCGCTATTTACTAACGCTTAA
- a CDS encoding NCS2 family permease, which yields MNKIKEFFEFEKNNTDLRTEVIAGFTTFATMAYLIAVVPGMLSKGGLPFSAAMTVTIVMTVLTTLAMAFYTNRPFVLGPGLGSVAIFSFTLLGDGVPLSIASGIVFISGAIFMAVSFLGIRDFIVRVIPHSIKVSVGVGIGLFIALLGLKQAGIVIANPSKNVLNLGDLSSAKALMSMVGFFLVMFFVAKKTRGGIILAILITTAISIPFGLAKVPESLFAMPGSMEGMLFEIDILGALDPKYLPFLLAFFIPDFFSTLGTLLGVGSQAGYLDKNGNLPSIEKNFHVDSCATTFGSFFSCPVLTTYLESSAGVEAGGRTGFTAVVTAILFLFTLFLSPLATMIPTVATAPVLIYIGFSMMSSMKKVNYDDITEYFPAFICVAMTIFSFNSGNGIAAAMVVYAFLKIVTGRMKEDHWSVYVIALAMIYYFSVVASH from the coding sequence ATGAATAAAATAAAGGAGTTCTTTGAGTTTGAGAAGAATAATACAGACTTAAGGACTGAGGTAATTGCTGGTTTTACAACGTTTGCCACGATGGCTTATCTGATTGCCGTTGTTCCGGGTATGTTGAGTAAAGGTGGGTTACCTTTTTCAGCTGCGATGACGGTGACGATTGTGATGACAGTGCTGACGACCTTGGCAATGGCGTTTTATACTAACCGTCCATTTGTACTTGGCCCTGGTTTAGGCAGTGTTGCGATCTTCTCGTTTACCTTGTTAGGTGACGGTGTGCCACTGAGTATTGCCTCGGGTATTGTGTTTATCAGTGGTGCTATCTTTATGGCAGTATCATTCTTGGGTATTCGTGATTTTATTGTGCGCGTTATCCCACACAGCATAAAGGTATCTGTTGGTGTTGGTATTGGTTTGTTTATTGCGTTACTGGGCTTGAAACAAGCGGGTATTGTCATTGCCAACCCATCGAAGAATGTACTTAATCTTGGTGACTTATCTTCTGCTAAAGCGCTGATGTCGATGGTTGGTTTCTTCTTAGTTATGTTCTTTGTAGCGAAGAAAACCCGTGGCGGTATCATCTTAGCTATCTTGATTACGACGGCGATTAGTATTCCGTTTGGCCTCGCTAAAGTACCTGAATCATTGTTTGCTATGCCGGGTAGTATGGAAGGTATGCTGTTTGAAATTGATATTTTAGGTGCCTTAGACCCGAAATATTTACCTTTCTTATTAGCTTTCTTTATTCCTGATTTCTTCTCGACGTTAGGCACGCTGCTGGGTGTGGGTTCACAAGCAGGTTATTTAGATAAAAATGGTAACTTGCCTAGTATCGAAAAGAACTTCCACGTTGATTCATGTGCAACGACATTTGGTTCATTCTTCTCATGTCCGGTACTGACTACATATCTAGAAAGCTCAGCGGGTGTTGAAGCGGGCGGTCGTACTGGTTTCACTGCGGTTGTTACAGCTATTCTATTCTTGTTTACACTGTTCTTATCGCCATTAGCAACGATGATCCCAACGGTAGCCACTGCGCCTGTGCTTATTTACATTGGCTTCTCGATGATGTCGTCTATGAAGAAAGTGAACTACGATGATATTACCGAATATTTCCCTGCGTTCATCTGCGTAGCGATGACTATTTTTAGCTTTAACTCTGGTAACGGCATTGCTGCTGCGATGGTTGTTTATGCTTTCCTTAAGATCGTAACAGGCCGAATGAAAGAAGATCATTGGTCAGTGTATGTGATTGCATTAGCGATGATTTACTACTTCTCAGTTGTCGCTAGCCATTAA
- a CDS encoding adenosine deaminase, producing MSQISFHQFLSQFPKADLHYHLLGGVRLETMLAFAKKYDYPLSELEAKGYYRAHKAETGSTKGGIAALTFLYELMQEAEDYERVLLEVAEDAHACGVRYIETFWNPSDTHLSYQNVNQALVRGIEKSLQQFNITIRLIPSINREKSPELAVDMVEMMLQHPHPYVLGIGIDYKEHNASVEQFWQAYRLAQDNGYKLTAHCSEFGLHWRNVVAGIELVEVDRIDHGYSIIDNPELTAQYAKQGIPFTVVPSNTYFLSLWPEHSEWQVKHPIRDMAKAGLNIIPCTDDWHMHATDSTNCYRVMVEDFGFDIESLKHFMLNSIGASWLPKDIKTQWSIEWVIEFDLLRAQIDQEPNITPEQLIEYRRNSVSKKKIYVNKA from the coding sequence GTGAGTCAAATATCATTTCATCAGTTTTTAAGTCAGTTCCCTAAAGCCGACTTACATTATCATTTGCTTGGCGGTGTACGCTTAGAGACCATGCTGGCCTTTGCGAAAAAGTATGATTATCCTTTGTCTGAACTTGAAGCTAAAGGCTATTACCGTGCACATAAAGCTGAAACGGGCTCAACGAAAGGGGGGATCGCGGCGTTAACGTTCCTATATGAATTGATGCAAGAAGCCGAAGACTATGAACGCGTACTGTTAGAAGTAGCTGAAGATGCCCATGCTTGTGGTGTTCGTTATATTGAAACTTTTTGGAACCCTTCTGATACACACCTTAGTTACCAAAATGTAAATCAAGCCCTCGTTCGAGGCATCGAAAAATCCTTACAGCAATTTAATATCACCATCCGCCTTATCCCTTCTATCAATCGTGAAAAGTCACCTGAACTTGCCGTGGACATGGTCGAAATGATGTTACAACATCCACATCCTTATGTACTGGGTATTGGCATTGACTATAAAGAGCATAACGCATCGGTAGAGCAATTCTGGCAAGCTTATCGATTAGCACAAGACAATGGTTATAAACTCACAGCGCACTGTTCTGAGTTTGGTTTACATTGGCGAAATGTGGTTGCTGGTATTGAGTTAGTCGAAGTTGATCGGATTGATCACGGCTACAGTATTATCGATAACCCTGAGTTGACTGCGCAATATGCTAAGCAAGGTATTCCGTTTACCGTGGTGCCGTCAAATACCTATTTCTTAAGCCTGTGGCCTGAACATAGTGAATGGCAGGTTAAGCATCCGATCCGTGATATGGCTAAAGCGGGATTAAATATTATTCCCTGTACCGATGATTGGCACATGCATGCGACGGACAGTACTAACTGTTACCGCGTGATGGTGGAAGACTTTGGTTTTGATATCGAAAGCTTGAAACACTTTATGCTAAATAGTATCGGAGCGAGTTGGTTACCAAAAGACATCAAAACACAATGGTCGATTGAATGGGTGATTGAGTTTGATTTACTTCGAGCTCAAATAGACCAAGAGCCAAACATTACGCCGGAGCAGTTGATTGAGTATCGTCGGAATTCAGTTTCAAAGAAAAAGATTTACGTGAATAAAGCTTAA
- a CDS encoding LysR family transcriptional regulator, translated as MSFDSKWLEDFLILNETRNFSKAAQLRHITQPAFGRHIKALEAAVGQQLVDRSSQPIRFTPAGKQFRSLAQSLLKQLNQGLDQINGIDQPILDPLRIASPHSLSSPTLIELMDIAESPQSLTYSVDILRVDLAVKSLANGECDFLFAFDILSLLQPPYQNLFLGGGDFLLVTKADDVGLPMYQLGEESVPYLRYSSESYSARLISSAQMQQPTFNCHPVFESSVCQLHKEMALRGKGVAWLPDCLIKDELRSGKLVPITPAVYRIPYQVRLYRNRARLSVEAEQFWRTLQDKTNDGWGIVDAFYTA; from the coding sequence ATGAGTTTTGACAGTAAATGGTTAGAGGATTTTCTAATCCTCAATGAAACTCGCAACTTTTCCAAAGCGGCGCAATTGAGGCACATTACTCAACCCGCTTTTGGTCGGCATATTAAAGCCCTTGAAGCGGCGGTTGGCCAGCAGTTGGTCGACCGCAGTTCACAACCGATCCGCTTTACGCCCGCAGGTAAACAATTTCGTAGTTTGGCACAGAGTTTGTTGAAACAGCTTAATCAAGGCTTAGATCAAATAAATGGCATTGATCAACCAATCCTTGATCCTCTACGTATTGCATCGCCACATTCACTTTCTTCGCCGACGTTAATCGAACTAATGGATATTGCTGAATCCCCGCAATCTTTGACTTACAGTGTCGATATTTTACGGGTTGATTTAGCCGTTAAATCATTAGCCAATGGCGAGTGTGACTTTCTGTTTGCGTTTGATATTTTATCCTTGTTACAACCACCGTATCAAAACCTGTTTTTAGGTGGCGGTGATTTCCTACTGGTGACGAAAGCCGATGATGTTGGTTTACCTATGTATCAACTTGGGGAAGAGTCTGTACCGTATTTACGCTACTCTTCAGAAAGCTATAGCGCACGACTGATTAGCAGTGCGCAGATGCAACAACCGACTTTTAATTGTCATCCGGTATTTGAATCATCGGTGTGTCAGTTGCACAAAGAGATGGCTCTAAGAGGTAAGGGGGTTGCATGGCTACCAGATTGCTTGATTAAAGATGAACTAAGGTCGGGTAAATTAGTGCCGATTACCCCTGCTGTATATCGCATTCCTTATCAAGTTCGCTTATACCGCAATCGAGCGCGTTTATCGGTAGAAGCTGAACAGTTTTGGCGTACTTTACAAGATAAAACCAATGATGGCTGGGGAATTGTAGATGCCTTTTATACGGCTTAA
- a CDS encoding diguanylate cyclase, whose product MLKIPFRCSINNAKQAVVATFIALAFVISSVVAIAMPITYDLVWNALFDVAMEQNEQQALKFEAFTKTSIRQGTAAEDVITQFQGIFQGSSYDPSNYVCLVNENGEVIAHPEKSFVGNVIDINYQRKQEALAMKHDYVDILLITPDIDADFSTENQPSRSVVKYTEDGYMEAIYQYSLPDIDATLWIHIDVEVLDKKTEKVMMAIGAVIIPALLIMIAIGTLAVRIVERSFESKLEKQARTDGLTGLANRRHFDDKLKIEWKRAFRKGGSVSLAMLDIDYFKLYNDNYGHQAGDEVIKQVANCLNMNVQRSSDTVARYGGEEFAIIMVDCTEQEAALFMQRLIISIEELHILHAYSSCSQYITCSLGIATLKATEDVDHSTLLRLADNALYRSKSKGRNNLCS is encoded by the coding sequence ATGTTGAAAATACCATTTAGGTGCTCTATAAATAATGCTAAGCAAGCGGTTGTCGCTACATTTATTGCGTTAGCATTCGTGATTTCGAGTGTTGTTGCCATTGCCATGCCGATTACCTATGACCTGGTATGGAATGCGCTTTTTGATGTCGCGATGGAGCAGAATGAACAACAAGCATTAAAGTTTGAAGCATTCACAAAAACGAGTATTCGTCAGGGCACCGCGGCTGAAGATGTTATCACTCAATTTCAAGGTATTTTTCAAGGCAGCAGCTATGACCCGAGTAACTATGTCTGTCTTGTTAACGAAAACGGTGAGGTGATAGCGCATCCCGAAAAGTCGTTTGTGGGTAATGTGATTGATATTAACTACCAGCGTAAGCAAGAAGCATTAGCCATGAAACACGATTATGTCGATATATTATTAATCACGCCAGATATTGATGCTGATTTTAGTACTGAGAATCAACCATCACGTAGTGTGGTCAAATATACTGAAGATGGATACATGGAGGCTATTTATCAATACTCATTGCCTGATATTGATGCGACATTGTGGATCCATATTGATGTTGAGGTACTTGATAAAAAAACCGAGAAAGTGATGATGGCAATTGGTGCTGTGATTATCCCTGCGCTGTTAATTATGATCGCGATTGGCACGCTTGCGGTGAGAATTGTTGAGCGCTCGTTTGAATCAAAATTAGAAAAACAAGCCCGCACCGATGGTTTAACTGGTTTGGCTAATCGTCGTCATTTTGATGATAAACTTAAAATTGAATGGAAACGCGCTTTTCGTAAGGGTGGCTCGGTATCGTTGGCGATGCTCGATATTGATTATTTTAAGCTATATAACGATAACTATGGTCATCAAGCCGGTGATGAGGTGATTAAACAAGTCGCCAACTGTTTAAATATGAATGTACAACGTTCGTCAGATACCGTTGCGCGTTATGGTGGTGAAGAGTTCGCGATTATTATGGTTGATTGTACCGAGCAAGAGGCAGCTTTGTTTATGCAAAGGCTCATTATCTCGATCGAGGAATTACATATTTTACATGCGTACTCAAGCTGTTCTCAATACATCACTTGTAGTTTGGGTATCGCGACGTTAAAAGCAACCGAGGACGTTGATCACTCGACGCTATTACGATTAGCTGACAATGCACTTTATCGCAGTAAGTCGAAGGGGCGTAATAATTTATGCAGTTAA
- a CDS encoding glycosyltransferase family 2 protein — translation MLISICMCTYQREHVVNTLQSIAALRLPEHVSLEVIVVDNDEQGYAEMLVKGQANIMDIPVFYRQESAKNIALARNCSINDTQGEWVAFIDDDEIADPDWLANLLSTAQTFKADAVFGQVKSTYPSNTPQWIIDSGVFERPAVTNGQEVTSGATNSTLINQAAIKKYQLRFDADYGLTGGEDADFFYRLYQHGGKLVCSNEAFVSEEVANNRLNIKYLLKRAIRIGETYTRYRMQQAPLVNKFAYLCDVLFKLIILLFIVLIKLPFGQSKYAKPLLQLVDKYGKIRALFSTNTVKLYS, via the coding sequence ATGCTGATATCGATTTGTATGTGTACATATCAAAGAGAGCATGTCGTCAATACACTACAAAGTATTGCGGCATTGCGTCTACCTGAACACGTCAGTCTCGAAGTGATTGTCGTAGATAATGACGAACAAGGTTATGCCGAAATGCTCGTCAAAGGCCAAGCTAATATCATGGATATTCCTGTTTTTTACCGTCAAGAATCGGCAAAAAATATTGCTTTGGCACGTAACTGTTCCATCAATGATACCCAAGGGGAATGGGTCGCATTTATTGATGATGATGAAATAGCTGATCCAGACTGGCTCGCTAATCTATTATCCACCGCACAAACTTTTAAAGCTGATGCTGTATTCGGCCAAGTTAAATCAACCTATCCGAGCAACACCCCACAATGGATCATTGATTCTGGTGTATTTGAACGCCCTGCGGTGACTAACGGCCAAGAAGTCACGAGTGGTGCGACTAATTCGACTCTAATCAACCAAGCAGCCATAAAGAAATACCAACTCCGATTTGATGCTGATTATGGCTTAACGGGTGGCGAAGATGCTGATTTCTTTTATCGTTTGTATCAACATGGCGGTAAACTTGTTTGCTCAAATGAGGCATTTGTTAGTGAAGAAGTCGCTAATAACCGATTAAATATCAAGTATCTATTAAAAAGGGCTATACGCATAGGTGAAACTTACACCCGTTATCGTATGCAGCAGGCACCGTTAGTGAATAAATTCGCCTATTTATGTGACGTACTTTTCAAACTGATTATATTGTTGTTTATCGTATTAATAAAACTTCCCTTTGGGCAATCTAAATATGCAAAACCATTATTACAACTGGTTGATAAATACGGCAAGATAAGAGCCTTGTTCAGCACTAATACGGTAAAGCTATACAGTTAA